A part of Ictalurus furcatus strain D&B chromosome 8, Billie_1.0, whole genome shotgun sequence genomic DNA contains:
- the LOC128611745 gene encoding centrosomal protein of 290 kDa-like encodes MKKVVERVQREKELGDAIQAQLTALQHEHEKLKAEYDRTKEPNQLTSKLESQAKGMEKIVMENERLRRDIRKVSDSFGCGGGLGKRVHTVKLL; translated from the exons ATGAAGAAGGTGGTGGAGCGGGTGCAACGAGAGAAAGAGCTCGGCGACGCAATCCAAGCGCAGCTCACCGCTCTGCAGCACGAGCACGAGAAACTCAAG GCCGAATACGACAGGACGAAAGAGCCGAATCAGCTGACATCCAAACTCGAGTCGCAGGCTAAAGGAATGGAGAAAATTGTGATGGAGAATGAGCGGCTGCGCAGGGACATCAGAAAGGTTTCAGACAGTTTTGGGTGcggtggtggtctgggaaaaagAGTTCACACAGTGAAATTACTGTAG
- the c8h12orf29 gene encoding uncharacterized protein C12orf29 homolog isoform X2: MRRLGSVQQKIPCVFLTEVKEEASRKRDGQNFQVVATDTVNPLAVESDIHRALATEKLDGTCCYVTLYRGEPYLWARLDRKPTKQANKKFKKYQYFQKTCIGFTWNVEEDFRTVPESWIPARRVQYESGHPVPDVHGHIPGWVPVDSSNQQYCWHASVVDYDARAALVLRPNGEDEALLEIASVPLTELMEQTLELIGTNVNGNPYGLGSKKNPLHVLVPHGILRIRNAPAVEYHQLRSWFQENDEGRVEGIVWHCNDGALVKCLHII; encoded by the exons ATGAGGCGCCTCGGCTCCGTGCAGCAGAAAATTCCCTGTGTTTTTCTCACTGAGGTGAAAGAGGAAGCGTCCAGAAAGCGGGACGGACAG AACTTTCAGGTGGTCGCCACGGATACGGTGAATCCACTGGCTGTCGAGTCGGACATCCACCGTGCACTCGCCACAGAAAAGCTGGATGGCACGTGCTGCTACGTCACGCTGTACAGAG GAGAACCGTACCTCTGGGCTCGCCTGGATCGGAAACCCACCAAGCAGGCGAACAAGAAGTTCAAGAAATATCAATACTTTCAAAAGACCTGTATag GTTTCACATGGAATGTGGAAGAAGATTTCCGAACCGTACCTGAATCCTGGATTCCTGCACGTCGAGTTCAGTATGAGAGCGGTCATCCGGTACCTGATGTACACGGACATATCCCGG gCTGGGTTCCAGTGGACAGTTCCAACCAGCAGTACTGCTGGCACGCGTCTGTGGTGGACTACGACGCCCGAGCCGCTCTTGTTCTGAGGCCGAATGGCGAGGATGAAGCTCTGCTGGAAATCGCCAGTGTTCCCCTGACCGAGCTGATGGAGCAAACGCTGGAGCTCATCGGGACCAACGTGAACGGAAACCCGTATG GTTTGGGCAGTAAGAAGAATCCGCTCCACGTTCTGGTGCCGCATGGAATCCTGCGCATCCGCAACGCTCCTGCGGTGGAGTACCATCAGCTTCGCTCGTGGTTTCAGGAGAACGACGAGGGCCGTGTGGAGGGAATAGTGTGGCACTGTAACGACGGTGCTCTCGTCAAG TGCCTACACATCATATGA
- the c8h12orf29 gene encoding uncharacterized protein C12orf29 homolog isoform X1, whose protein sequence is MRRLGSVQQKIPCVFLTEVKEEASRKRDGQNFQVVATDTVNPLAVESDIHRALATEKLDGTCCYVTLYRGEPYLWARLDRKPTKQANKKFKKYQYFQKTCIGFTWNVEEDFRTVPESWIPARRVQYESGHPVPDVHGHIPGWVPVDSSNQQYCWHASVVDYDARAALVLRPNGEDEALLEIASVPLTELMEQTLELIGTNVNGNPYGLGSKKNPLHVLVPHGILRIRNAPAVEYHQLRSWFQENDEGRVEGIVWHCNDGALVKIHRHHLGLKWPGGDAFLNSRPVVVHVDQFPSDPDASADSWKNLFAALSGLTECHFSSIRDVQLEA, encoded by the exons ATGAGGCGCCTCGGCTCCGTGCAGCAGAAAATTCCCTGTGTTTTTCTCACTGAGGTGAAAGAGGAAGCGTCCAGAAAGCGGGACGGACAG AACTTTCAGGTGGTCGCCACGGATACGGTGAATCCACTGGCTGTCGAGTCGGACATCCACCGTGCACTCGCCACAGAAAAGCTGGATGGCACGTGCTGCTACGTCACGCTGTACAGAG GAGAACCGTACCTCTGGGCTCGCCTGGATCGGAAACCCACCAAGCAGGCGAACAAGAAGTTCAAGAAATATCAATACTTTCAAAAGACCTGTATag GTTTCACATGGAATGTGGAAGAAGATTTCCGAACCGTACCTGAATCCTGGATTCCTGCACGTCGAGTTCAGTATGAGAGCGGTCATCCGGTACCTGATGTACACGGACATATCCCGG gCTGGGTTCCAGTGGACAGTTCCAACCAGCAGTACTGCTGGCACGCGTCTGTGGTGGACTACGACGCCCGAGCCGCTCTTGTTCTGAGGCCGAATGGCGAGGATGAAGCTCTGCTGGAAATCGCCAGTGTTCCCCTGACCGAGCTGATGGAGCAAACGCTGGAGCTCATCGGGACCAACGTGAACGGAAACCCGTATG GTTTGGGCAGTAAGAAGAATCCGCTCCACGTTCTGGTGCCGCATGGAATCCTGCGCATCCGCAACGCTCCTGCGGTGGAGTACCATCAGCTTCGCTCGTGGTTTCAGGAGAACGACGAGGGCCGTGTGGAGGGAATAGTGTGGCACTGTAACGACGGTGCTCTCGTCAAG ATTCATCGGCACCACTTGGGTCTGAAGTGGCCCGGTGGCGATGCCTTCTTAAACTCCCGGCCTGTGGTGGTTCACGTGGACCAATTCCCGTCAGACCCGGACGCTTCAGCGGACTCGTGGAAGAACCTGTTCGCCGCTCTGTCCGGCCTCACTGAATGCCATTTCAGCTCCATCAGAGACGTCCAGCTCGAAGCCTGA
- the c8h12orf29 gene encoding uncharacterized protein C12orf29 homolog isoform X3 has translation MRRLGSVQQKIPCVFLTEVKEEASRKRDGQNFQVVATDTVNPLAVESDIHRALATEKLDGTCCYVTLYRGEPYLWARLDRKPTKQANKKFKKYQYFQKTCIGFTWNVEEDFRTVPESWIPARRVQYESGHPVPDVHGHIPGWVPVDSSNQQYCWHASVVDYDARAALVLRPNGEDEALLEIASVPLTELMEQTLELIGTNVNGNPYGLGSKKNPLHVLVPHGILRIRNAPAVEYHQLRSWFQENDEGRVEGIVWHCNDGALVKRVLF, from the exons ATGAGGCGCCTCGGCTCCGTGCAGCAGAAAATTCCCTGTGTTTTTCTCACTGAGGTGAAAGAGGAAGCGTCCAGAAAGCGGGACGGACAG AACTTTCAGGTGGTCGCCACGGATACGGTGAATCCACTGGCTGTCGAGTCGGACATCCACCGTGCACTCGCCACAGAAAAGCTGGATGGCACGTGCTGCTACGTCACGCTGTACAGAG GAGAACCGTACCTCTGGGCTCGCCTGGATCGGAAACCCACCAAGCAGGCGAACAAGAAGTTCAAGAAATATCAATACTTTCAAAAGACCTGTATag GTTTCACATGGAATGTGGAAGAAGATTTCCGAACCGTACCTGAATCCTGGATTCCTGCACGTCGAGTTCAGTATGAGAGCGGTCATCCGGTACCTGATGTACACGGACATATCCCGG gCTGGGTTCCAGTGGACAGTTCCAACCAGCAGTACTGCTGGCACGCGTCTGTGGTGGACTACGACGCCCGAGCCGCTCTTGTTCTGAGGCCGAATGGCGAGGATGAAGCTCTGCTGGAAATCGCCAGTGTTCCCCTGACCGAGCTGATGGAGCAAACGCTGGAGCTCATCGGGACCAACGTGAACGGAAACCCGTATG GTTTGGGCAGTAAGAAGAATCCGCTCCACGTTCTGGTGCCGCATGGAATCCTGCGCATCCGCAACGCTCCTGCGGTGGAGTACCATCAGCTTCGCTCGTGGTTTCAGGAGAACGACGAGGGCCGTGTGGAGGGAATAGTGTGGCACTGTAACGACGGTGCTCTCGTCAAG AGGGTTTTATTCTGA